Proteins co-encoded in one Clostridia bacterium genomic window:
- a CDS encoding AMP-binding protein, translated as MAQKTGTTVDEYKACEGGLSDLNFTFIYRCALAFGVNATDIIEGYSPQLQSYTVTRKGSGQVIANAHGMTYYNMAYAFQNRIAEPLYVRSAYDEAAQDKPIELTSHAGQECDIVVEGYLKVQVGKHQEILGAGDSIYYNSATPHGMIAVGGKDCVFYAIVLNPTGEPIPELTPVAAIADGTAPTKDDKPRIYQKFIDVEEDENGTPTKITFKNTDEFNFAYDLVDALAEREPDKTAMMYVSRDHEETRFTFRDMKRNSARCANYFKALGIKKGDRVMLVLKRHYQFWFAMLGLNKLGAIAIPATCQLQSHDFEYRFQAAGVSAIICTADGDTAHQADLAAATCPELKHKLIVNGKREGWRSFDEEFNMYSTHFDRTPDSPKGDDLMLMYFTSGTSGYPKIAAHNHKYPLGHFHTAKYWHNVDPDGLHLTISDTGWAKAMWGKLYGQWLAEAATFVYDFDRFNAADILPMFAQYHITTFCAPPTMLRMMIKEDIGKYDFSSVRHMSTAGEALNPEVYRQFERLTGLQIHEGFGQSEGTMMIGNMVGAPHKIGSMGKPAPIYDVHLLDGDGKDVADGEVGEICVDLRNGSPCGLAVCYYRDPENTAEAWRGGFYHTGDLAWRDEDGFYWYVGRADDVIKSSGYRIGPFEIESIIMELPYVLECGVSAVPDEVRGQVVKASIVLTKGTEGTEELKKEIQQYVKTHTAPYKYPRVVVFRDELPKTTSGKIIRHKL; from the coding sequence GCCTACGCCTTCCAAAACCGCATCGCCGAGCCGCTCTACGTGCGTAGTGCGTACGACGAGGCGGCGCAGGATAAGCCCATCGAACTCACCTCGCACGCGGGGCAGGAGTGCGATATCGTGGTGGAAGGCTACCTCAAAGTGCAGGTAGGCAAGCACCAGGAGATATTGGGCGCAGGCGACAGCATCTACTACAACAGCGCCACCCCGCACGGCATGATCGCCGTGGGCGGCAAAGACTGCGTGTTCTACGCCATCGTCCTCAATCCCACGGGCGAGCCCATTCCCGAGTTGACGCCCGTAGCCGCCATCGCGGACGGCACGGCGCCCACCAAGGACGACAAGCCGCGTATCTACCAAAAGTTTATCGACGTAGAAGAGGACGAGAACGGCACGCCCACCAAGATTACGTTCAAAAACACCGACGAATTCAACTTCGCCTACGATTTGGTGGACGCTTTGGCCGAGCGTGAGCCCGACAAGACGGCCATGATGTACGTCTCCCGCGATCACGAGGAGACGCGCTTCACTTTCCGCGATATGAAACGCAATTCGGCCCGTTGCGCCAACTATTTCAAGGCGTTGGGCATCAAGAAGGGCGACCGCGTGATGCTCGTGCTCAAGCGGCACTACCAATTCTGGTTCGCCATGCTGGGGCTCAACAAGTTGGGCGCCATCGCCATTCCCGCCACCTGCCAACTGCAATCGCACGATTTCGAGTACCGCTTTCAAGCGGCGGGCGTGTCGGCCATCATCTGCACGGCGGACGGGGACACGGCGCACCAAGCGGACTTGGCGGCGGCCACCTGTCCCGAACTCAAGCACAAGTTGATCGTCAACGGCAAGCGCGAGGGCTGGCGCAGTTTCGACGAGGAATTCAATATGTACAGCACCCACTTCGACCGCACGCCCGACAGTCCCAAGGGCGACGATTTGATGCTGATGTACTTCACGTCGGGCACTTCGGGCTATCCCAAGATCGCCGCGCACAACCACAAGTACCCCTTGGGGCATTTCCACACCGCCAAGTATTGGCACAACGTGGATCCCGACGGCTTGCACCTCACCATTTCGGACACGGGTTGGGCCAAGGCCATGTGGGGCAAGTTGTACGGACAATGGCTCGCGGAGGCCGCGACCTTCGTGTACGACTTCGACCGTTTCAACGCGGCGGATATATTACCCATGTTCGCCCAATACCATATCACCACCTTCTGCGCGCCCCCCACGATGCTGCGCATGATGATCAAAGAGGACATCGGCAAGTACGATTTCTCCTCGGTGCGCCATATGTCCACGGCGGGCGAGGCGCTGAATCCCGAGGTCTATCGTCAATTCGAACGCCTGACGGGCTTGCAGATCCACGAGGGATTCGGCCAGTCCGAGGGCACGATGATGATAGGCAATATGGTGGGCGCACCCCACAAGATAGGGTCTATGGGTAAGCCCGCGCCCATCTATGACGTGCACCTTTTGGACGGCGACGGCAAGGACGTGGCCGACGGCGAAGTGGGCGAGATATGCGTAGACCTGCGCAACGGTTCACCCTGCGGCTTGGCCGTGTGCTACTATCGCGATCCCGAGAATACGGCCGAGGCTTGGCGCGGTGGCTTCTATCACACGGGCGATCTGGCCTGGCGCGACGAGGACGGCTTCTATTGGTACGTGGGCAGAGCGGACGACGTTATCAAGTCTTCGGGCTACCGCATCGGGCCTTTCGAGATCGAGAGCATCATCATGGAACTTCCGTACGTGTTGGAGTGCGGCGTGTCGGCCGTGCCCGACGAAGTCAGAGGGCAGGTGGTCAAGGCGAGCATCGTGCTCACCAAGGGCACCGAAGGCACCGAGGAACTCAAAAAGGAGATACAGCAGTACGTCAAGACGCATACCGCGCCCTACAAGTATCCCCGCGTCGTGGTCTTCCGCGACGAGTTGCCCAAAACGACGAGCGGCAAGATCATTCGCCACAAACTATGA
- a CDS encoding 4Fe-4S binding protein: MAKLTFKSDNCKGCGLCVDVCPKQVLRLATDKINKRGHHPVEAANPDACVGCASCALMCPDCIIKVER; this comes from the coding sequence ATGGCAAAATTGACCTTCAAAAGCGACAACTGCAAAGGGTGCGGTCTTTGCGTGGACGTATGCCCCAAGCAGGTGTTGCGCTTGGCAACCGACAAAATCAACAAGCGCGGTCATCACCCCGTGGAAGCCGCCAACCCCGACGCGTGCGTGGGTTGTGCGTCTTGCGCGCTGATGTGCCCCGATTGCATCATCAAAGTGGAGAGGTAG
- a CDS encoding 3-methyl-2-oxobutanoate dehydrogenase subunit VorB, whose translation MDKVLMKGNEAIAEAAIIAGCRHYFGYPITPQTEIAAYMAKRMPKIGGVFLQAESEVAAINMVYGVASAGKRVMTSSSSPGVSLKGEGLSYLAGADLPAFVVNVQRGGPGLGGIQPSQSDYFQSTRGGGHGDYHMIVLAPYSVQEMAELTVKGFELADKYRMTAMVLADGTMGQMMEPVSLDLEVAPQPAKPWATTGTNLARKHNIINSLSLVPEELEQLNIARYERYKVVEENETRYEEYRMEDADVAVTAFGIAARVSKNAVDEARKMGVKAGLIRPITLWPFPKAPYLAAAKKVKQFISVELSMGQMIEDVRLASECKVPVTLCNRVGGMIPTPKQVLEAILAADKGGRL comes from the coding sequence ATGGATAAAGTATTGATGAAAGGAAACGAAGCCATCGCCGAGGCGGCCATCATCGCGGGTTGCCGCCACTATTTCGGCTATCCCATCACGCCGCAAACCGAGATCGCGGCCTATATGGCCAAGCGTATGCCCAAGATAGGCGGCGTATTTTTGCAGGCCGAGAGCGAAGTCGCGGCCATCAATATGGTCTACGGCGTCGCGAGCGCGGGCAAGCGGGTTATGACGTCTTCGTCGAGCCCCGGCGTGTCCCTCAAGGGCGAGGGCTTGTCCTACCTTGCGGGCGCGGATCTGCCCGCATTCGTGGTCAACGTGCAACGCGGCGGCCCCGGTTTGGGCGGCATTCAGCCCAGCCAAAGCGACTACTTCCAGTCTACGAGAGGCGGCGGCCACGGCGACTATCACATGATCGTGTTGGCCCCCTATTCGGTGCAGGAAATGGCCGAACTCACCGTCAAAGGCTTTGAGTTGGCGGACAAGTATCGCATGACCGCCATGGTGTTGGCCGACGGCACGATGGGGCAGATGATGGAGCCCGTGAGCCTCGACCTCGAAGTGGCGCCTCAGCCCGCCAAGCCTTGGGCGACCACGGGTACCAACCTCGCGCGCAAGCACAATATCATCAACAGTCTGTCCCTCGTTCCCGAGGAGTTGGAGCAGCTCAATATCGCCCGCTACGAACGGTACAAGGTGGTGGAGGAGAACGAAACGCGCTACGAGGAGTACCGCATGGAGGACGCCGACGTCGCCGTGACGGCCTTCGGCATCGCCGCGAGAGTCAGCAAAAACGCGGTGGACGAGGCGCGCAAGATGGGCGTCAAGGCGGGACTTATCCGTCCCATCACCTTGTGGCCCTTCCCCAAGGCGCCCTATCTGGCGGCGGCAAAGAAAGTCAAGCAATTCATTTCCGTGGAACTTTCCATGGGGCAAATGATAGAGGACGTGCGCTTGGCCAGCGAGTGCAAAGTGCCCGTCACGCTGTGCAATCGCGTGGGCGGTATGATCCCCACGCCCAAGCAGGTGTTGGAGGCCATTTTGGCCGCCGACAAAGGAGGTAGACTATGA
- a CDS encoding 2-oxoglutarate oxidoreductase has product MIVFDKPHALIDVPLHYCPGCTHGIVHRLVAEVMDELGIEGKTIGIAPVGCSVMAYDYFNCDMIEAAHGRAPAVATGVKRADPSKVVFTYQGDGDLASIGMAETVHAAARNENITVIFINNAIYGMTGGQMAPTSLAGQVTQTSPYGRDPKLCGYPIKVCEMLRELDGAEYLERVTVNSVPHIRAAKKAIKKAFQNQLDGKGFSLVEVLSSCPTNWGMTPQNALKWIEEKMIPVYPLGVYKDRSAEGGNK; this is encoded by the coding sequence ATGATCGTTTTCGACAAACCCCACGCACTCATCGACGTACCCCTTCACTATTGTCCGGGCTGTACGCACGGCATCGTGCACCGTTTGGTGGCCGAGGTGATGGACGAGTTGGGCATCGAGGGCAAGACCATCGGTATCGCGCCCGTCGGTTGCTCCGTCATGGCGTATGACTATTTTAATTGCGATATGATCGAGGCCGCGCACGGCAGAGCGCCCGCCGTGGCTACGGGCGTCAAACGCGCCGACCCCAGCAAAGTGGTGTTCACCTATCAGGGCGACGGCGACCTTGCCTCTATCGGTATGGCCGAGACCGTGCACGCCGCGGCGCGCAACGAGAATATCACGGTCATCTTCATCAACAACGCCATCTACGGTATGACGGGCGGTCAAATGGCGCCCACTTCGCTCGCGGGACAGGTCACGCAGACCTCTCCCTACGGCCGCGATCCCAAGTTGTGCGGCTATCCCATCAAGGTGTGCGAGATGCTCAGGGAATTGGACGGCGCCGAGTATTTGGAGCGCGTGACCGTCAATTCCGTGCCCCACATTCGGGCCGCCAAAAAGGCCATCAAAAAGGCGTTTCAAAATCAGTTGGACGGCAAGGGCTTCTCGTTGGTCGAGGTGCTGTCTTCCTGCCCGACCAACTGGGGCATGACGCCCCAAAACGCGCTCAAATGGATCGAGGAGAAGATGATTCCCGTCTATCCCTTGGGCGTCTACAAGGACAGAAGTGCCGAAGGAGGTAACAAATAA
- a CDS encoding 2-oxoacid:acceptor oxidoreductase family protein, whose protein sequence is MSTVEFLFSGFGGQGILFAGKFVAYKGMVDNKQVSWLPSYGPEMRGGTASCSVIVSDTPVGSPIVSEPDVLVAMNLPSLDRFEKAVKSGGIIFMDSSLIERKVTRTDVTVYAVPATRLASDNGFPTLANMVLIGKILKVLEDFDEASVAAALNKVISAKHADMLEVNRKAMQLGADYRE, encoded by the coding sequence ATGAGTACCGTAGAGTTTTTGTTTTCGGGCTTCGGCGGGCAGGGCATCCTGTTCGCAGGCAAATTCGTGGCGTACAAAGGCATGGTGGACAACAAGCAAGTCAGTTGGTTGCCCTCCTACGGCCCCGAGATGCGCGGCGGCACGGCCAGCTGTTCGGTCATCGTGTCGGACACCCCCGTGGGTTCTCCCATCGTCAGCGAGCCCGACGTGCTGGTGGCGATGAACCTGCCCTCGTTGGATAGGTTCGAGAAGGCGGTCAAGTCGGGCGGTATCATTTTTATGGACAGTTCCCTTATCGAGCGCAAAGTGACAAGGACGGACGTCACGGTGTACGCCGTACCCGCCACCCGCTTGGCCTCGGACAACGGCTTCCCCACCTTGGCCAACATGGTGCTGATCGGCAAGATTCTCAAAGTGTTGGAGGACTTCGATGAAGCGTCCGTCGCGGCGGCGCTCAACAAGGTCATATCGGCCAAGCACGCGGATATGCTCGAAGTCAACCGAAAGGCTATGCAATTAGGCGCGGATTACCGAGAGTAA
- a CDS encoding branched-chain amino acid aminotransferase, whose product MDIQFVKTTCPKAKPDPDTLGFGQIFSDHMFRMEYNPQEGWHNARIVPFENISLHPASTVLHYGAEIFEGLKAYRRADGKVQLFRPIENIRRLNNSAERLCLPQIPEDVALEILTEFVRVEQDWTPYKKGTSLYLRPFLFGDDKTLGVHTIKEAQFIIIASPVGSYYKEGINPVRIMIESEDVRAVRGGTGYAKCGGNYAASTRAGKKAEAEGYSQVLWLDGVERKYIEEVGAMNVMFKIGGKVVTPKLTGSILPGITRKSCIEVLKKEGYTVEERLLSVDELGAALADGTLEEAWGCGTAAVVSPIGELNYLGKKYIINDNRIGAVTQHLYDTLTGIQWGEIEDEFGWTYQI is encoded by the coding sequence ATGGATATCCAATTCGTCAAAACCACTTGTCCCAAAGCCAAACCCGATCCCGATACCTTGGGCTTCGGCCAAATCTTTTCCGACCATATGTTCCGCATGGAGTACAATCCCCAAGAGGGTTGGCACAACGCTCGCATCGTACCCTTCGAGAACATCAGCCTGCATCCCGCCTCCACCGTATTGCACTACGGTGCGGAGATATTCGAGGGACTCAAAGCCTACCGTCGCGCGGACGGCAAGGTGCAATTGTTCCGTCCCATCGAGAATATTCGCCGTCTCAACAATTCGGCCGAGCGTTTGTGCTTGCCGCAGATCCCCGAGGACGTGGCGCTCGAAATTCTCACCGAGTTCGTCCGCGTAGAGCAGGATTGGACGCCTTACAAGAAGGGCACGTCCCTCTATCTGCGCCCCTTCCTCTTCGGCGACGACAAGACCTTGGGCGTACACACCATCAAAGAGGCGCAGTTCATCATCATCGCTTCGCCCGTGGGCAGTTACTACAAAGAGGGCATCAACCCCGTGCGCATCATGATCGAGTCCGAGGACGTTCGCGCGGTACGCGGCGGCACGGGCTATGCCAAATGCGGCGGCAACTACGCGGCTTCTACCCGCGCGGGTAAGAAGGCCGAGGCCGAGGGCTATTCCCAAGTGCTGTGGCTGGACGGCGTGGAGCGCAAGTATATCGAAGAGGTGGGCGCTATGAACGTCATGTTCAAGATCGGCGGCAAGGTGGTCACGCCCAAATTGACGGGTTCCATTTTGCCGGGCATCACCCGCAAGAGTTGCATCGAAGTGCTCAAGAAAGAGGGCTATACCGTAGAGGAGCGCCTGTTGTCCGTGGACGAGTTGGGCGCGGCTTTGGCGGACGGCACCTTGGAAGAAGCCTGGGGTTGCGGTACGGCGGCCGTCGTGTCGCCCATCGGCGAACTCAACTATTTGGGCAAGAAATATATCATCAACGACAACCGTATCGGCGCGGTGACGCAACACCTCTACGACACCCTCACGGGCATTCAATGGGGCGAGATCGAGGACGAATTCGGTTGGACGTATCAAATCTGA
- a CDS encoding AMP-binding protein codes for MKLSFSTKGWHNDKFDGFCRRAVSLGFGGIELHNIANALFADKSGDLYAENAPRTRRTLYEEGIELPCIDALADVADAVGNERATAEVTQCIVLAEAFKIPYVRIKTQRKDLAAVAAVADFVRYVLPLARHAKVVLLIETAGVFADTSVLRSLLEEFADDNLAALWNLSAAYFGKGESPEEVIRNLGAYVRHVHVNDAVKSDAGFDYRLMGEGDLPLGDIMLALRSVNYDGYLSLVWDPTWCEELSDEDIIMAQYVEYMHGFDPAFRARRTLYHNNAGTGVFVWKKETLIDATFSQVLDRMVEEFPDQYAFKYTTLQYTRTYAEFRQDVDTFARALVAMGVKAGSHVAVWATNVPQWYIAFWATVKLGAVLVTVNTAYKIHEIEYLLKQSDTHTLIMTKGAKDCDYGATIAELCPELASKSPEDALHAKRLPFLRNVVTVGYSQAGCLTWEEAWAMSKRVPLEKVLRMAAMVDKHDVCNMQYTSGTTGFPKGVMLTHYNIVNNGKAIGDRMDLSTADRMMIQVPMFHCFGMVLAMTASMTHGVTLCPLPYFSAKSSLACINAEHITAFHGVPTMFIAMLEHPDFAKTDFSYMRTGIMAGSPCPISTMRQVVEEMNMREITIVYGQTEASPGCTMSSTDDPIDVRVATVGRPLPDIECRIVDPDTGFYCPDNVTGEFLARGYNLMKGYYKMPEATAETIDRDGWLHTGDLACRTPEGNFRITGRLKDMIIRGGENIYPKELEEFILTHPKVSDVQVVGVPDEQYGEEVAAFVILKSGETLTEKDLKAYMLANIARHKVPRYVIFVDVFPMNAAGKILKYQLREDAKAYVKSLSTK; via the coding sequence ATGAAACTGTCTTTTTCCACCAAAGGGTGGCATAACGATAAATTCGACGGCTTTTGCCGACGCGCCGTTTCGTTGGGCTTCGGGGGCATCGAGCTTCACAATATCGCCAACGCGCTGTTCGCCGACAAGTCGGGCGATCTGTACGCGGAGAACGCGCCGCGCACCCGTCGCACCTTGTACGAAGAGGGGATCGAATTGCCCTGCATAGACGCTTTGGCAGACGTGGCCGACGCGGTCGGCAACGAACGCGCCACGGCCGAGGTCACCCAATGCATTGTGCTGGCCGAGGCGTTCAAGATCCCGTACGTGCGCATCAAAACACAGCGCAAGGATTTGGCCGCCGTGGCGGCCGTGGCCGATTTCGTGCGGTACGTACTGCCCTTGGCGCGTCACGCCAAGGTGGTGCTGCTCATCGAGACGGCGGGCGTGTTCGCCGACACGTCGGTGCTACGCTCGCTTTTGGAAGAATTCGCCGACGACAATTTGGCGGCTTTGTGGAATCTGTCCGCCGCCTATTTCGGCAAGGGCGAATCGCCCGAAGAGGTCATTCGCAATTTGGGCGCCTACGTGCGCCACGTACACGTCAACGACGCGGTCAAGTCGGACGCGGGCTTCGACTATCGCTTGATGGGCGAGGGCGACCTGCCTCTCGGGGATATTATGCTCGCCCTGCGTTCGGTCAACTACGACGGGTATTTGTCTTTGGTATGGGATCCCACTTGGTGCGAGGAGTTGTCGGACGAAGACATCATCATGGCCCAATACGTGGAGTATATGCACGGGTTCGATCCCGCGTTCCGCGCACGGCGCACCTTATATCACAATAACGCGGGCACGGGCGTGTTCGTATGGAAGAAGGAGACCTTGATAGACGCCACCTTCTCGCAGGTTCTGGACCGAATGGTGGAGGAGTTCCCCGACCAATACGCGTTCAAATACACCACTTTGCAGTACACGCGCACCTATGCCGAGTTCCGTCAAGACGTGGACACCTTCGCGCGGGCGTTGGTGGCCATGGGCGTCAAGGCGGGTTCGCACGTCGCCGTGTGGGCGACCAACGTGCCCCAATGGTACATTGCTTTTTGGGCGACGGTCAAGTTGGGCGCGGTGCTGGTCACCGTCAATACGGCGTACAAGATACACGAGATCGAGTATTTGCTCAAACAATCGGATACGCACACCCTCATTATGACCAAGGGGGCCAAGGATTGCGACTACGGCGCCACCATCGCCGAGTTGTGTCCCGAGTTGGCCTCCAAGTCCCCCGAGGACGCGTTGCACGCCAAGCGGTTGCCTTTCTTGCGCAACGTGGTCACGGTCGGGTACAGTCAGGCGGGTTGTCTCACGTGGGAAGAGGCGTGGGCGATGTCCAAGCGCGTGCCCTTGGAAAAGGTGCTGCGCATGGCGGCCATGGTGGACAAGCACGACGTGTGCAATATGCAATATACGTCGGGCACCACGGGCTTCCCCAAGGGCGTGATGCTCACCCATTACAATATCGTCAACAACGGCAAAGCCATCGGCGACCGTATGGATTTGTCCACGGCCGACCGTATGATGATACAGGTGCCCATGTTCCATTGCTTCGGCATGGTGCTGGCGATGACGGCCTCTATGACGCACGGCGTCACTCTGTGTCCCTTGCCGTATTTTTCGGCCAAATCCTCGTTGGCGTGTATCAACGCCGAGCATATCACGGCCTTCCACGGCGTGCCCACCATGTTCATCGCCATGCTCGAGCACCCCGATTTCGCCAAGACCGACTTTTCCTATATGCGCACGGGCATTATGGCGGGCAGTCCCTGTCCCATTTCCACCATGCGTCAAGTGGTCGAGGAGATGAATATGCGCGAGATCACCATCGTTTACGGGCAGACCGAGGCTTCGCCCGGCTGTACGATGAGCAGTACGGACGATCCCATCGACGTGCGCGTGGCCACGGTCGGACGCCCCTTGCCCGATATCGAGTGCCGTATCGTGGACCCCGACACGGGGTTCTATTGCCCCGATAACGTGACGGGCGAGTTCCTCGCGCGCGGGTACAATTTGATGAAAGGGTACTACAAGATGCCCGAGGCCACCGCCGAGACCATCGACCGCGATGGTTGGCTCCACACGGGCGACCTCGCTTGCCGCACGCCCGAGGGCAACTTCCGCATCACGGGGCGGCTCAAGGACATGATCATACGCGGCGGCGAGAACATCTACCCCAAGGAGTTGGAGGAGTTCATTCTCACCCATCCCAAGGTCAGCGACGTGCAGGTGGTGGGTGTGCCCGACGAGCAGTACGGCGAAGAAGTGGCGGCGTTCGTCATTCTCAAATCGGGCGAAACCCTCACCGAGAAGGACCTCAAAGCCTATATGTTGGCCAACATCGCGCGCCACAAAGTGCCCCGCTACGTCATCTTTGTGGACGTGTTTCCCATGAACGCCGCAGGCAAGATACTCAAATATCAACTCCGCGAGGACGCCAAAGCCTACGTCAAATCCCTTTCGACGAAGTAA
- a CDS encoding DUF4417 domain-containing protein, whose translation MRTIEARSKQTFLRNEFDAFGKWNIPIVRKNELDVSKVDLICYSDIRTNDIDENKAKGVHFFIDDYRMEGIYYNYDKSLGRLSQYKFLLTPDYSLYAEMPRVIQLFNVFRNRWCGAYWQSKGLTVVPTVSWSDTASFDFCFDGIEEGAIVAIGMVGCKRNKTAFLRGYNAMMEKIKPAAVICLGDPFPEMQGNIVAIDYQKTRRVNRNGR comes from the coding sequence ATGCGTACTATCGAAGCGAGGTCGAAACAGACCTTTCTGCGCAATGAGTTCGATGCGTTCGGCAAGTGGAACATTCCGATTGTCCGTAAAAACGAACTTGATGTAAGCAAAGTCGATTTGATTTGTTATTCTGACATAAGAACAAACGATATCGACGAAAACAAAGCAAAAGGCGTCCATTTCTTTATCGACGACTATCGAATGGAAGGGATTTATTATAACTATGATAAATCACTCGGTAGGCTTAGTCAATACAAGTTCTTGCTGACGCCGGACTACAGCCTTTATGCGGAAATGCCCCGAGTGATACAGTTGTTCAACGTGTTCCGTAACCGGTGGTGCGGAGCGTATTGGCAAAGCAAAGGGCTGACTGTTGTTCCCACGGTTAGTTGGAGTGATACCGCAAGTTTCGACTTCTGCTTTGACGGCATTGAAGAAGGAGCAATTGTGGCAATCGGAATGGTAGGTTGCAAGCGTAACAAAACGGCTTTTCTTCGTGGCTATAATGCTATGATGGAAAAGATAAAGCCCGCCGCTGTTATCTGTCTTGGAGATCCGTTCCCCGAAATGCAAGGTAATATCGTGGCGATTGACTATCAAAAAACAAGGAGGGTCAATCGAAATGGGCGGTAG
- a CDS encoding XRE family transcriptional regulator has protein sequence MGYTTFGKIVRKLMIDNDETLCDVASFTSGTTAFVSAVLTGKKNVPDGWIDAISTHYHLSEKEREELYDAYCEQKSSVRIDIGQMNINGKKLAIMFQRKLPGLTDEEMDSIRAILGDSDDGV, from the coding sequence ATGGGGTACACTACCTTTGGAAAGATTGTGAGAAAGTTGATGATAGATAATGATGAAACATTGTGTGATGTGGCTTCTTTTACGAGTGGGACAACAGCTTTTGTTTCTGCCGTTTTAACGGGGAAAAAGAACGTTCCCGATGGATGGATAGATGCAATTAGCACTCACTATCACCTTTCCGAAAAGGAACGGGAGGAATTATATGATGCGTATTGTGAACAAAAATCGAGCGTACGCATTGATATCGGGCAGATGAATATCAACGGGAAGAAACTCGCTATTATGTTTCAACGCAAACTGCCTGGCTTGACTGACGAAGAAATGGATTCGATAAGAGCAATATTAGGAGATTCGGACGATGGAGTATGA
- a CDS encoding acyltransferase yields the protein MAKTRNNLVELMRFLFSLLVVGYHVQMTWAGEGLQFFAGGALAVEFFFLLSGYFLARSIEKIAAKDAYKLLPETGKFMWGKVKSILPVHFVAIVGIVVVLLCTRLAEAGGLVVKGLPSVFLVHMAVVWDGSFNQALIVPEWYLSAMLVTMLFMVPTALALRKKLKGVFVTLILVGLLVVALVACGLATHWALPQNFVYDLRAWGEMCVGMFAYYLAAFVGKKETKQSAAKVLPVLEILLYTIPIVFGFVPFPADYAYVTMIVAVVCTFGAITITFAGKGLIVKNARLNAAFGFLGGISLAIYLFHPVFISLFEYASVALPFACYHLVIFALSLTAAVLYALCKKGLSALFARRKTQAA from the coding sequence ATGGCTAAGACACGGAACAACTTGGTGGAATTAATGCGTTTTTTGTTCAGTTTGCTCGTGGTGGGATACCACGTCCAAATGACCTGGGCGGGCGAAGGCTTGCAATTCTTTGCGGGCGGCGCGTTGGCTGTGGAGTTTTTCTTTTTGCTGTCGGGCTACTTCCTGGCGCGTTCCATCGAGAAGATCGCCGCCAAAGACGCGTATAAACTCCTGCCCGAGACGGGTAAGTTTATGTGGGGCAAAGTCAAAAGCATATTGCCGGTACATTTTGTCGCCATCGTGGGCATAGTGGTCGTGTTGCTGTGCACGCGGCTTGCCGAGGCGGGCGGGCTCGTCGTCAAAGGTCTGCCCAGCGTATTCCTCGTACATATGGCGGTGGTGTGGGACGGCTCGTTCAATCAAGCCCTTATCGTCCCCGAATGGTACCTCTCCGCCATGTTGGTCACCATGCTCTTTATGGTGCCCACCGCCTTGGCCTTGCGCAAAAAACTCAAGGGCGTATTCGTCACCTTGATATTGGTCGGCCTACTCGTCGTCGCCTTGGTCGCCTGCGGCCTCGCCACCCATTGGGCGCTTCCGCAAAACTTCGTCTACGACCTCAGGGCCTGGGGCGAAATGTGCGTAGGTATGTTCGCCTACTACCTCGCCGCGTTCGTCGGCAAAAAGGAAACCAAACAAAGCGCGGCGAAAGTGCTGCCCGTCCTCGAGATCCTGTTGTACACCATACCCATCGTATTCGGTTTCGTTCCATTCCCCGCCGATTACGCCTACGTCACGATGATCGTCGCCGTGGTATGCACCTTCGGCGCCATCACCATCACCTTCGCGGGCAAAGGGCTCATCGTCAAGAACGCCCGCCTCAACGCGGCGTTCGGCTTCCTCGGCGGTATCTCCCTCGCCATCTACCTCTTCCACCCCGTATTCATTTCTCTCTTCGAGTACGCTTCGGTCGCGTTGCCCTTCGCGTGCTACCATCTCGTCATTTTCGCCCTTTCGCTGACGGCGGCCGTACTCTACGCCTTGTGCAAGAAAGGCCTGTCCGCCCTCTTCGCCCGCCGCAAAACGCAAGCGGCATAG